A region from the Diadema setosum chromosome 13, eeDiaSeto1, whole genome shotgun sequence genome encodes:
- the LOC140237011 gene encoding alpha-N-acetylgalactosaminide alpha-2,6-sialyltransferase 5-like, with product MTRLGRAFSKGCLIGLCMYTVVISVLYLDEWTRDKEFRSIKAAPAAGLFCQLRSPLADSGIQSYSFSDWAGDVSQYGSEDDESFTTPTESPGVPGYFLLDSDEPLKLRCGQCALVSSSGHLYQSGAGVDIDSADCVLRMNAAPVIGWTEDVGSRTDIRIIGHRNLQRGLFTRWKVRNEILIDESTRASYIVVPWLFEAEINMTTDRTFRVARRLKQRHPRAKFVFLTKEKHNESETRFLLDTGMRRAELNTWFSTGFVSMAFALDICQNVHVYGLPSSDYCSRHNDSRVPYHYYEPMGRSECEVQGFHDKKVSGHRFSVERAIFVRWSLQNNIMFHYPSWAATSQNLTEPLDTDYLRKYKMAMQQRNNTEKREGTEEAQNIRNGEASNGTAPGPSGIRLWNSTGAKEYNVVKEKTPLN from the exons ATGACCCGCCTTGGTAGAGCATTTTCGAAG GGTTGTTTAATAGGACTCTGCATGTATACTGTGGTGATATCTGTTCTCTACTTGGATGAGTGGACTCGAGATAAAGAGTTTCGCAGTATCAAGGCTGCTCCTGCCGCAGGCCTCTTCTGTCAGCTCCGCAGCCCCCTTGCTGATAGTGGGATACAGAGTTATAGTTTTAGCGACTGGGCGGGAGATGTGAGTCAGTACGGAAGCGAGGACGACGAGTCGTTTACAACGCCGACTGAGAGTCCTGGTGTACCAGGATACTTTCTGCTCGATTCGGATGAG CCTTTAAAGTTGCGATGTGGACAGTGCGCTCTGGTATCGAGCTCCGGACACCTCTATCAATCGGGCGCCGGGGTCGATATCGACAGTGCCGACTGCGTGCTCCGAATGAACGCCGCCCCCGTCATCGGCTGGACCGAGGACGTCGGCTCCCGAACCGACATCCGGATCATCGGCCACCGTAATCTTCAGCGGGGATTGTTCACACGCTGGAAGGTGCGAAATGAGATCCTGATAGACGAGTCAACGAGAGCTTCTTACATTGTCGTACCATGGCTTTTTGAAGCGGAGATCAACATGACGACTGATAGAACCTTCAGAGTCGCCAGAAGATTAAAACAAAGACATCCACGCGCTAAATTCGTTTTTCTGACGAAGGAGAAACATAACGAATCAGAGACAAGGTTTCTGCTAGACACTGGAATGCGAAG AGCCGAGTTGAACACGTGGTTCAGCACAGGCTTCGTTTCCATGGCATTTGCACTCGACATCTGCCAAAACGTCCATGTATACGGCCTACCAAGCAGCGACTACTGCAG CCGTCATAACGACTCACGTGTGCCTTATCATTACTACGAGCCGATGGGAAGGAGCGAGTGCGAAGTTCAAGGTTTCCACGATAAAAAGGTTTCAGGACACAGATTCTCAGTAGAGCGTGCAATTTTTGTACGATGGTCGCTCCAAAATAACATCATGTTCCACTACCCTTCGTGGGCAGCCACTTCTCAGAATCTGACGGAACCTCTCGATACGGATTATCTTCGAAAGTACAAAATGGCGatgcaacaaagaaacaacacgGAGAAGAGAGAAGGCACTGAAGAGGCACAAAATATTCGAAATGGAGAGGCCTCAAACGGAACAGCCCCAGGGCCGTCCGGTATACGGCTCTGGAACAGTACCGGAGCCAAAGAATACAATGTAGTGAAAGAGAAGACGCCCCTGAACTAA